One genomic segment of Candidatus Obscuribacterales bacterium includes these proteins:
- the csaB gene encoding polysaccharide pyruvyl transferase CsaB encodes MRAVLCGYYGQGNGGDEALLATLLQMLPSHVQPLVLSGQPEETQNCYGVEACPRKSAPAVWSALRRSDIFIWGGGSLMQDATSALNPIYYGGIMGMAQQMGLKTVAWAQGVGPLKRSLTQAIARRSFQGCTAVSVRDRASAALLEEWRVPCTLAPDPVWALASKPVSGFWDLPAPRIAVALRSHPQLTDARLAALTRALVMLQQSTQAHVMLIPFQPVNDLAIAQSIHTALPETSTILTLSDPQQLKWVFQGVEMTIAMRYHAL; translated from the coding sequence ATGCGGGCAGTGCTATGTGGATATTATGGTCAGGGCAATGGGGGCGATGAGGCGCTGTTGGCGACGCTGCTGCAAATGCTGCCGTCCCACGTTCAGCCGCTGGTGCTATCGGGACAGCCTGAGGAAACCCAGAACTGCTATGGCGTAGAAGCCTGTCCCCGGAAGTCTGCACCGGCGGTGTGGTCAGCTCTGCGACGCTCTGACATCTTCATCTGGGGCGGCGGTAGTCTGATGCAGGATGCCACCAGTGCGCTGAATCCCATTTACTACGGCGGCATCATGGGCATGGCCCAGCAGATGGGTCTGAAAACCGTGGCCTGGGCCCAGGGCGTGGGGCCCCTGAAGCGATCGCTCACCCAGGCGATCGCCCGTCGATCCTTTCAGGGCTGTACGGCTGTGAGTGTACGCGATCGCGCCTCGGCAGCGCTGCTAGAAGAGTGGCGAGTACCCTGCACCCTCGCGCCGGATCCGGTTTGGGCCCTGGCCTCGAAGCCGGTATCGGGCTTTTGGGATCTGCCGGCTCCGCGTATTGCCGTGGCCCTGCGCTCCCACCCCCAGCTCACGGATGCCCGGCTTGCGGCTCTTACCCGAGCCCTGGTGATGCTGCAGCAGTCTACCCAAGCCCATGTGATGCTGATTCCCTTTCAACCGGTTAACGACCTAGCGATCGCCCAATCGATCCATACAGCGCTACCGGAGACCAGCACCATCCTCACCCTCAGCGATCCCCAGCAGTTGAAATGGGTGTTTCAGGGGGTAGAGATGACCATTGCCATGCGCTACCACGCGTTGAT
- a CDS encoding DUF3368 domain-containing protein translates to MIVVADTSPINYLLLINQIDLLPRLFQRIIIPDIVRDEMLDPDAPAVLQQWIANPPSWLIVQTVPVIDTTLSSLDPGEQAAITLAQTLPADLLIIDERLGRRIAEKRGIAIIGTLGLLDDAADQGLINLAEAIAQLQQTNFRVSRRIIQALLNKPKT, encoded by the coding sequence ATGATTGTTGTTGCCGATACGTCACCGATCAACTACTTACTGCTCATCAACCAGATTGATCTACTACCCCGTCTCTTCCAGCGAATTATCATTCCTGACATCGTTCGGGATGAAATGCTTGATCCAGACGCACCAGCAGTTCTTCAACAATGGATTGCAAATCCTCCGTCTTGGCTTATTGTTCAAACCGTTCCCGTAATCGACACAACCCTCAGTAGTCTTGATCCTGGGGAACAGGCAGCGATTACCCTAGCTCAAACCCTACCAGCAGATCTGTTGATTATTGATGAACGTCTGGGACGACGGATTGCAGAGAAGCGAGGGATTGCCATCATCGGTACCTTAGGACTTTTAGATGATGCCGCAGATCAAGGTTTAATCAACCTAGCTGAGGCGATCGCACAATTGCAACAAACGAACTTTCGTGTCTCCCGTCGTATCATTCAAGCGTTGCTAAACAAACCCAAGACTTAG